The following are from one region of the Plodia interpunctella isolate USDA-ARS_2022_Savannah chromosome 25, ilPloInte3.2, whole genome shotgun sequence genome:
- the LOC128680769 gene encoding uncharacterized protein LOC128680769 isoform X1 has product MGETEEFNTLAFEKKLTQLKDTQESIQGLSSWCLKQRAHHKKIVSSWLNVLKRVKVEQRLVLFYLANDVIQYSKRKNYDFVESWGLNLQKATPLVRDDKVRTKILRIFKIWEQRAVYDEEFLSDLTGLLSAGALKKTDDESVDFQPQQLVNKIKQCTVLEADTDLRLKYIHDSHLQLSDADALCASLKEKTNKEEVEKELNEGIACVEKYTQALQREIVAREALLALLSSADQYYQTQRGEVKVVAYAYKNFGARVRALKRKLDELMPTLPRAAPSPPQRDEDVPSPGPDEDIDLPHNDNNEADDDISYNIDRTFNSSIAADGSLYNLGLSSFLTSDNPLSLFNEAKDSNNTSANKIEVINSRPSEKQDFNINDFLKALIPSESNPANSDNNLAADEDATPRQRAAARRCFYGSALDGADEPDAPYHPEQTSTPYQPEQPSNPQWNSNTWIPPITAPPPVPPPVFPLPPRFADTPESPPHSALPTNIVTPVTYPQKLPPASDVDQRGLLPPPPPPPVLPLLGPAQSCPALEKLPMTFAELSDVDQRFLPAPPSAPAQDVDHRNLISLTHQPSPRPTNPAPRPVGPPINLDQDYRVPPMVTPSDIVESIDMDLSEDEDQQGMYSNQNEHRRNSFNNNKVLVGGDNGTTNHKESNNLRRPNNDYEEKLTPTTPVQPLSNPFDNMPPGLKFNMPFPEPELDNEEAYDEDLRSRGLEKSPVRENSPPEFEDFDNYQNRSPRPFMNQRFPRNWGPRTFRPSGFGPQPFWPRSNVIMRPPNRWPGPRQPRFY; this is encoded by the exons ATGGGTGAAACAGAGGAATTTAACACCCTAGCATTCGAAAAAAAGCTGACTCAGCTAAAGGATACTCAGGAGAGTATCCAGGGTTTGTCGTCGTGGTGCCTGAAGCAGCGAGCTCATCATAAGAAGATAGTTTCGAGTTGGCTGAACGTGCTCAAGAGGGTTAAGGTGGAACAGCGATTAGTGCTCTTCTATTTAGCCAATGATGTGATACAGTATAGTAAAAGGAAGAACTACGACTTTGTAGAGAGCTGGGGGCTCAATTTACAGAAAGCAACACCCCTTGTGAg aGATGATAAGgttagaacaaaaatattgcgtATATTCAAAATCTGGGAGCAGAGAGCCGTGTATGATGAGGAGTTCCTCTCTGACCTAACTGGTTTGCTCAGTGCCGGTGCTTTGAAGAAGACTGATGATGAATCAGTAGACTTTCAG CCACAacaattagtaaataaaattaaacaatgcaCTGTGCTTGAAGCTGACACAGATTTAAGACTGAAATACATACATGACAGTCATCTTCAGCTGTCTGATGCTGACGCCCTATGTGCCAGTCTGAAAG AGAAAACTAACAAAGAGGAAGTTGAAAAGGAGTTGAACGAGGGAATAGCGTGTGTAGAGAAGTACACACAGGCTCTGCAAAGGGAGATTGTTGCTAGGGAAGCATTGCTGGCGTTGTTGAGTTCTGCAGATCAGTATTACCAGACGCAGAGAGGGGAGGTCAAAGTTGTTGCTTAT gcATACAAAAACTTCGGCGCCCGCGTGCGCGCATTAAAGCGTAAACTAGATGAACTGATGCCGACGCTGCCGCGCGCGGCTCCGTCCCCGCCGCAGCGCGACGAGGACGTCCCTTCCCCCGGGCCCGACGAGGATATTGACCTGCCACACAATGACAACAACGAAGCCGATGATGATA TCTCATACAACATAGACCGCACATTCAACTCATCGATAGCAGCGGACGGCTCTCTCTACAACCTGGGTTTGTCATCGTTCCTCACCTCAGACAATCCTCTGTCGCTGTTCAATGAGGCTAAGGACTCTAACAATACCAGCG CAAACAAAATAGAAGTGATAAACTCGAGGCCCTCAGAGAAGCAAGACTTTAACATAAATGACTTCCTAAAGGCTTTAATACCCAGTGAAAGTAATCCGGCGAATTCAGATAATAATTTAG CAGCGGACGAGGACGCGACGCCGCGGCAGCGCGCGGCCGCGCGGCGCTGCTTCTACGGCTCCGCGCTCGACGGCGCCG aTGAACCAGACGCTCCATACCATCCAGAACAAACAAGCACTCCATACCAACCGGAACAACCCAGCAATCCTCAATGGAACAGCAACACATGGATACCG CCAATAACGGCGCCCCCGCCGGTGCCCCCACCCGTCTTCCCGCTGCCCCCTCGCTTCGCGGACACGCCCGAGTCTCCGCCACACAGCGCCCTGCCGACTAATATTGTCACACCTGTCACGTATCCACAG AAGTTGCCGCCAGCGTCGGACGTGGACCAACGAGGGCTCCTGCCCCCGCCGCCGCCCCCGCCCGTACTCCCTCTTTTAGgac cGGCCCAATCGTGCCCAGCCTTGGAGAAACTGCCAA TGACGTTTGCAGAGCTGTCGGACGTGGACCAGCGGTTCCTGCCCGCGCCCCCCTCCGCGCCCGCACAAG aCGTGGACCATCGGAATCTAATATCGCTGACGCACCAACCGTCGCCGCGGCCGACCAATCCGGCGCCCAGGCCCGTCGGGCCCCCAATCAATCTAGATCAA GACTACAGAGTGCCGCCGATGGTGACGCCCAGCGACATTGTGGAGAGCATCGACATGGATCTCTCCGAGGATGAAGACCAGC AGGGTATGTATTCAAATCAAAACGAACACCGACGCAACAGTTTCAATAACAACAAAGTGTTGGTCGGCGGGGACAATGGAACAACAAACCACAAGGAGTCCAACAACCTCAGACGACCCAACAACGATTATGAAGAGAAACTAACACCAACAACACCCGTTCAACCGTTATCTAACCCATTTGACAACATGCCACCGGGGTTGAAATTCAACATGCCTTTCCCGGAGCCAGAGTTGGACAATGAGGAGGCCTACGATGAAGATTTGAGAAGCAGAGGTCTAGAAAAGAGTCCGGTCAGAGAGAACTCCCCACCTGAGTTTGAGGACTTTGACAATTACCAAAATCGAAGCCCTAGGCCGTTCATGAATCAACGGTTCCCAAGGAATTGGGGCCCAAGGACTTTCAGGCCTTCAGGTTTCGGACCACAACCGTTTTGGCCCAGGTCCAACGTTATCATGAGGCCTCCAAACAGATGGCCCGGGCCTAGACAGCCGAGGTTTTATTGA
- the LOC128680769 gene encoding uncharacterized protein LOC128680769 isoform X2 gives MGETEEFNTLAFEKKLTQLKDTQESIQGLSSWCLKQRAHHKKIVSSWLNVLKRVKVEQRLVLFYLANDVIQYSKRKNYDFVESWGLNLQKATPLVRDDKVRTKILRIFKIWEQRAVYDEEFLSDLTGLLSAGALKKTDDESVDFQPQQLVNKIKQCTVLEADTDLRLKYIHDSHLQLSDADALCASLKEKTNKEEVEKELNEGIACVEKYTQALQREIVAREALLALLSSADQYYQTQRGEVKVVAYAYKNFGARVRALKRKLDELMPTLPRAAPSPPQRDEDVPSPGPDEDIDLPHNDNNEADDDISYNIDRTFNSSIAADGSLYNLGLSSFLTSDNPLSLFNEAKDSNNTSANKIEVINSRPSEKQDFNINDFLKALIPSESNPANSDNNLADEDATPRQRAAARRCFYGSALDGADEPDAPYHPEQTSTPYQPEQPSNPQWNSNTWIPPITAPPPVPPPVFPLPPRFADTPESPPHSALPTNIVTPVTYPQKLPPASDVDQRGLLPPPPPPPVLPLLGPAQSCPALEKLPMTFAELSDVDQRFLPAPPSAPAQDVDHRNLISLTHQPSPRPTNPAPRPVGPPINLDQDYRVPPMVTPSDIVESIDMDLSEDEDQQGMYSNQNEHRRNSFNNNKVLVGGDNGTTNHKESNNLRRPNNDYEEKLTPTTPVQPLSNPFDNMPPGLKFNMPFPEPELDNEEAYDEDLRSRGLEKSPVRENSPPEFEDFDNYQNRSPRPFMNQRFPRNWGPRTFRPSGFGPQPFWPRSNVIMRPPNRWPGPRQPRFY, from the exons ATGGGTGAAACAGAGGAATTTAACACCCTAGCATTCGAAAAAAAGCTGACTCAGCTAAAGGATACTCAGGAGAGTATCCAGGGTTTGTCGTCGTGGTGCCTGAAGCAGCGAGCTCATCATAAGAAGATAGTTTCGAGTTGGCTGAACGTGCTCAAGAGGGTTAAGGTGGAACAGCGATTAGTGCTCTTCTATTTAGCCAATGATGTGATACAGTATAGTAAAAGGAAGAACTACGACTTTGTAGAGAGCTGGGGGCTCAATTTACAGAAAGCAACACCCCTTGTGAg aGATGATAAGgttagaacaaaaatattgcgtATATTCAAAATCTGGGAGCAGAGAGCCGTGTATGATGAGGAGTTCCTCTCTGACCTAACTGGTTTGCTCAGTGCCGGTGCTTTGAAGAAGACTGATGATGAATCAGTAGACTTTCAG CCACAacaattagtaaataaaattaaacaatgcaCTGTGCTTGAAGCTGACACAGATTTAAGACTGAAATACATACATGACAGTCATCTTCAGCTGTCTGATGCTGACGCCCTATGTGCCAGTCTGAAAG AGAAAACTAACAAAGAGGAAGTTGAAAAGGAGTTGAACGAGGGAATAGCGTGTGTAGAGAAGTACACACAGGCTCTGCAAAGGGAGATTGTTGCTAGGGAAGCATTGCTGGCGTTGTTGAGTTCTGCAGATCAGTATTACCAGACGCAGAGAGGGGAGGTCAAAGTTGTTGCTTAT gcATACAAAAACTTCGGCGCCCGCGTGCGCGCATTAAAGCGTAAACTAGATGAACTGATGCCGACGCTGCCGCGCGCGGCTCCGTCCCCGCCGCAGCGCGACGAGGACGTCCCTTCCCCCGGGCCCGACGAGGATATTGACCTGCCACACAATGACAACAACGAAGCCGATGATGATA TCTCATACAACATAGACCGCACATTCAACTCATCGATAGCAGCGGACGGCTCTCTCTACAACCTGGGTTTGTCATCGTTCCTCACCTCAGACAATCCTCTGTCGCTGTTCAATGAGGCTAAGGACTCTAACAATACCAGCG CAAACAAAATAGAAGTGATAAACTCGAGGCCCTCAGAGAAGCAAGACTTTAACATAAATGACTTCCTAAAGGCTTTAATACCCAGTGAAAGTAATCCGGCGAATTCAGATAATAATTTAG CGGACGAGGACGCGACGCCGCGGCAGCGCGCGGCCGCGCGGCGCTGCTTCTACGGCTCCGCGCTCGACGGCGCCG aTGAACCAGACGCTCCATACCATCCAGAACAAACAAGCACTCCATACCAACCGGAACAACCCAGCAATCCTCAATGGAACAGCAACACATGGATACCG CCAATAACGGCGCCCCCGCCGGTGCCCCCACCCGTCTTCCCGCTGCCCCCTCGCTTCGCGGACACGCCCGAGTCTCCGCCACACAGCGCCCTGCCGACTAATATTGTCACACCTGTCACGTATCCACAG AAGTTGCCGCCAGCGTCGGACGTGGACCAACGAGGGCTCCTGCCCCCGCCGCCGCCCCCGCCCGTACTCCCTCTTTTAGgac cGGCCCAATCGTGCCCAGCCTTGGAGAAACTGCCAA TGACGTTTGCAGAGCTGTCGGACGTGGACCAGCGGTTCCTGCCCGCGCCCCCCTCCGCGCCCGCACAAG aCGTGGACCATCGGAATCTAATATCGCTGACGCACCAACCGTCGCCGCGGCCGACCAATCCGGCGCCCAGGCCCGTCGGGCCCCCAATCAATCTAGATCAA GACTACAGAGTGCCGCCGATGGTGACGCCCAGCGACATTGTGGAGAGCATCGACATGGATCTCTCCGAGGATGAAGACCAGC AGGGTATGTATTCAAATCAAAACGAACACCGACGCAACAGTTTCAATAACAACAAAGTGTTGGTCGGCGGGGACAATGGAACAACAAACCACAAGGAGTCCAACAACCTCAGACGACCCAACAACGATTATGAAGAGAAACTAACACCAACAACACCCGTTCAACCGTTATCTAACCCATTTGACAACATGCCACCGGGGTTGAAATTCAACATGCCTTTCCCGGAGCCAGAGTTGGACAATGAGGAGGCCTACGATGAAGATTTGAGAAGCAGAGGTCTAGAAAAGAGTCCGGTCAGAGAGAACTCCCCACCTGAGTTTGAGGACTTTGACAATTACCAAAATCGAAGCCCTAGGCCGTTCATGAATCAACGGTTCCCAAGGAATTGGGGCCCAAGGACTTTCAGGCCTTCAGGTTTCGGACCACAACCGTTTTGGCCCAGGTCCAACGTTATCATGAGGCCTCCAAACAGATGGCCCGGGCCTAGACAGCCGAGGTTTTATTGA